Proteins encoded by one window of Myxococcales bacterium:
- a CDS encoding protein kinase has translation MSNPRGSFVDFVERRVGMMVKEKWKVEALLGTGGMAAVYSATHRNGSRVALKMLHPTMSMDPALTARFRREGYVANTVNHPGVVRVLDDDIAEDGSVFLVMELLEGETADARANRLGGRLPLKDAILVMDALLDVLVAAHAVGVVHRDIKPENIFLTKDRLVKVLDFGIARLRDATAPSAFSTNDGTLLGTPAFMPPEQARGRIEEIDAQSDVWSVGSTMFALICGEIVHNASTPNEIMILTATTPARSLAVAAPATPKAIVDVVDKAIAFDKANRWTSAKAMQHALRQAAFQGGQLSMPPPPSSDLEGPGGFSNAGGSGAYTTLNPARISHAPSIAPPSESSASVQPQAGNTTLSSSATSRSTSTSASTTEPGTQDAVGAASRRRNALFGAALVGVAIVAATTAVIVSKRIDANNVPPVVPTGSASVTAAPSASVLSPAPSVDLEASTPAPPPTGDNSIDFGDIDDAGLPRLNGAGLVRRHRDGGADAASRSGADAGAKAPDKPAEPADPKPADPKPADPKPADPKPADPKPADPKPADPKPADPKPADPKPADPKPVP, from the coding sequence ATGAGTAACCCGCGCGGATCGTTTGTCGACTTCGTCGAACGACGCGTCGGCATGATGGTCAAGGAGAAGTGGAAGGTTGAGGCCCTCCTTGGCACCGGAGGGATGGCCGCCGTGTACTCGGCGACGCACCGCAACGGCTCCCGCGTGGCGCTCAAGATGCTCCACCCGACCATGTCGATGGATCCGGCGCTCACCGCGCGCTTCCGCCGCGAGGGCTACGTCGCGAACACGGTGAACCACCCGGGCGTGGTGCGTGTGCTCGACGACGACATCGCCGAGGACGGCTCGGTGTTCCTCGTGATGGAGCTGCTCGAGGGCGAGACCGCGGACGCGCGGGCGAACCGCCTCGGCGGGCGCCTCCCTCTGAAAGACGCCATCCTGGTGATGGACGCGCTCCTCGACGTGCTCGTCGCCGCCCACGCGGTGGGGGTCGTCCACCGGGACATCAAGCCGGAGAACATCTTCCTCACGAAGGACCGGCTGGTGAAGGTCCTCGACTTTGGCATCGCGCGCCTCCGCGACGCGACCGCGCCCTCCGCCTTCTCCACGAACGACGGCACGCTGCTGGGCACACCGGCGTTCATGCCGCCCGAGCAGGCGCGCGGCCGCATCGAAGAGATCGACGCCCAGTCCGACGTGTGGTCCGTGGGCTCGACCATGTTCGCGCTCATCTGCGGCGAGATCGTGCACAACGCGAGCACGCCGAACGAGATCATGATCCTCACGGCGACGACCCCGGCCCGGTCGCTCGCCGTCGCGGCGCCGGCCACGCCCAAGGCCATCGTCGACGTGGTCGACAAGGCGATCGCGTTCGACAAGGCGAACCGCTGGACGAGCGCCAAGGCCATGCAACACGCGCTGCGGCAGGCCGCGTTCCAGGGCGGGCAGCTCAGCATGCCGCCGCCGCCGAGCTCCGACCTCGAAGGGCCCGGGGGCTTCAGCAACGCCGGGGGCTCGGGCGCCTACACCACGCTGAACCCCGCCCGCATCTCGCACGCCCCCTCGATCGCGCCGCCTTCCGAATCGTCTGCCTCGGTCCAGCCCCAAGCGGGCAACACCACGCTCTCCTCCTCGGCCACGTCCCGGTCGACCTCCACCTCGGCTTCGACGACCGAGCCAGGCACGCAGGACGCCGTAGGCGCCGCGAGCAGGCGCCGCAACGCGCTCTTCGGTGCCGCGCTCGTCGGCGTCGCCATCGTGGCCGCGACCACCGCCGTCATCGTCTCGAAGCGCATCGACGCCAACAACGTCCCGCCCGTGGTCCCCACGGGGAGCGCGTCCGTGACCGCCGCTCCGTCGGCCTCGGTCCTCTCGCCCGCGCCCTCGGTCGACCTCGAGGCGTCGACGCCCGCGCCGCCGCCCACGGGCGACAACAGCATCGACTTCGGCGACATCGACGACGCGGGGCTCCCCCGGCTCAACGGCGCCGGCCTGGTGCGGCGGCACCGTGACGGCGGTGCGGACGCGGCCTCGCGGTCAGGCGCCGACGCGGGCGCGAAGGCGCCCGACAAGCCAGCGGAGCCAGCCGATCCCAAGCCCGCCGACCCCAAGCCCGCCGACCCCAAGCCCGCCGACCCCAAGCCCGCCGACCCCAAGCCCGCCGACCCCAAGCCCGCCGACCCCAAGCCCGCCGACCCCAAGCCCGCCGACCCCAAGCCCGCCGACCCCAAGCCGGTCCCTTGA
- a CDS encoding SDR family oxidoreductase, translating into MKVLVTGGAGFIGSHIAERLVREGHSVRVLDNLTSGHRENLATIARDVELQVGDVRDESACARAAEGVDVVFHEAAIVSVPYSVEHPRETHAVNVLGTLNVALAARDAGARRMVFACSAAVYGEEPTLPKHEGMRPEPVSPYGVEKIAGEQYLRAFAHLYGLETVSLRYFNVFGPRQDPGSAYSGVISIFADRILRGAELRIYGDGQQTRDFVFVDDVVAANLLASTAPAAVASGQAYNVACGVRTTLLELAATLSDVSGKPLTVTHAEPRAGDVRDSLADIGRARRDLGYAPRVTMRDGLAALVESLAPTA; encoded by the coding sequence ATGAAGGTGCTGGTGACAGGAGGCGCGGGGTTCATCGGATCGCACATCGCCGAGCGCCTGGTCCGCGAGGGCCACAGCGTGCGAGTGCTCGACAACCTCACCAGCGGCCACCGGGAGAACCTGGCGACCATCGCGCGCGACGTCGAGCTCCAGGTGGGCGACGTGCGCGACGAGTCCGCCTGCGCGCGCGCCGCCGAGGGCGTCGACGTGGTGTTCCACGAGGCGGCGATCGTCAGCGTCCCGTACTCGGTCGAGCACCCCCGCGAGACCCACGCGGTGAACGTCCTCGGCACGCTGAACGTGGCGCTCGCGGCGCGCGACGCGGGCGCTCGCCGCATGGTCTTCGCGTGCTCGGCCGCGGTGTACGGCGAAGAGCCCACGCTCCCCAAGCACGAGGGCATGCGCCCGGAGCCGGTCTCCCCTTACGGCGTCGAAAAGATCGCGGGCGAGCAGTACCTCCGCGCCTTCGCGCACCTCTACGGCCTCGAGACCGTGTCGCTCCGCTACTTCAACGTCTTCGGCCCGCGCCAGGATCCAGGCTCCGCTTACTCGGGCGTCATCAGCATCTTCGCCGACCGGATCCTTCGCGGCGCCGAGCTGCGGATCTACGGCGACGGCCAGCAGACCCGCGACTTCGTCTTCGTGGACGACGTGGTCGCCGCGAACCTCCTCGCCAGCACGGCGCCCGCTGCCGTGGCCTCCGGGCAGGCCTACAACGTCGCCTGCGGCGTGCGCACCACCCTCCTCGAGCTCGCCGCGACGCTCTCCGACGTGTCGGGCAAGCCCCTCACCGTCACGCACGCCGAGCCCCGCGCGGGCGACGTCCGGGACTCGCTCGCGGACATCGGGCGCGCTCGCCGCGATCTCGGCTACGCACCTCGGGTGACCATGCGCGACGGGCTCGCGGCGCTCGTGGAATCGCTCGCCCCCACGGCCTGA
- a CDS encoding DEAD/DEAH box helicase, translating into MLARWLASRAVRPCITADEARGPREAHLRAVPADLAPGLVRALAKRGIDQLYAHQAEAFALAHQGAREDGPRGLVVATPTASGKSFCFHLPVLDAMVKRPGARAIYLYPTKALARDQEAGLRELARDAGIDVPAVVYDGDTPGDARRAARERSGIVLTNPDMLHAGILPHHTAWARTFQSLEYVVVDELHTYKGVFGSHVANVLRRLLRVAHFHGARPRLIGATATIGNPREHAARLFGLEEDDVVALTESGAPHGDRRFFVYNPPVVNAELGVRASYVKQAVKLATDLVRARVPTIVFGQSRNNVEVMLRYLRERVAGELDPQAIMGYRGGYLPERRREIERKLREGEVLCVVATNALELGIDVGDLDAVVCAGYPGSIAAVWQRFGRAGRRGAGSVCVLVTSSAPLDQYLAREPAFLFGAPIEEARIDPENAEILVQHLKCAAFELPFKAGEAFGPLPADDTREALRFLAQHHVLHEAKGTFHWAADAYPANHVSLRSVSWDNVVIIDAEHDAVLAEIDFRGAHTMVHEQAIYQHDGECWQVERFDYDNHKAYVRKVEPDYFTDAMTHVQIAVIEETAHGPLGPLGPLGKRGAADRDDGAADAGFRAGHGEVSVVEKVVGYKKIKFHTHENTGYGEVRLPEMQMHTTSFWLSVPEGLAAEVAGGRAQAIDGLRGVGVALELVSTLALMCDPRDLGTTLGDTGLDDGEAGGEHDAPRAPPQAARGGPRPGYDPTLFVHEHIPGGTGLSERIWQNRAELLFRAERLVAGCPCEAGCPSCVGPTSDGARKATSLFLLGKMLG; encoded by the coding sequence GTGCTCGCGCGGTGGCTCGCGAGCCGCGCGGTGCGCCCATGCATCACGGCCGACGAGGCCCGGGGCCCTCGCGAGGCCCACCTCCGCGCGGTCCCCGCCGACCTCGCGCCGGGCCTCGTGCGCGCGCTCGCGAAGCGCGGCATCGACCAGCTCTACGCGCACCAGGCCGAAGCGTTCGCGCTCGCTCACCAAGGAGCTCGCGAGGACGGACCGCGTGGCCTGGTCGTGGCCACGCCCACCGCCAGCGGCAAGAGCTTCTGCTTTCACCTGCCCGTGCTCGACGCGATGGTGAAGCGCCCGGGCGCCCGCGCGATTTACTTGTATCCTACAAAGGCCCTGGCGCGAGACCAGGAGGCCGGCCTCCGCGAGCTCGCGCGAGACGCGGGCATCGACGTGCCTGCCGTGGTCTACGACGGGGACACCCCGGGCGACGCGCGGCGCGCGGCGCGTGAGCGCTCGGGCATCGTCCTCACGAACCCGGACATGCTCCACGCGGGCATCTTGCCGCACCACACCGCCTGGGCGCGCACCTTCCAGAGCCTCGAGTACGTGGTGGTCGACGAGCTCCACACCTACAAGGGCGTCTTCGGCTCGCACGTGGCGAACGTGCTGCGCAGGCTGCTGCGCGTGGCCCACTTCCACGGCGCGCGGCCGCGACTCATCGGCGCGACGGCCACAATCGGCAACCCGCGCGAGCACGCGGCCCGCCTCTTCGGGCTCGAGGAAGACGACGTCGTGGCCCTCACAGAGAGCGGCGCGCCCCACGGCGATCGGCGCTTCTTCGTCTACAACCCGCCGGTCGTGAACGCGGAGCTCGGCGTCCGCGCGAGCTACGTGAAGCAGGCCGTGAAGCTCGCGACCGATCTTGTCCGCGCGCGGGTGCCCACCATCGTGTTCGGGCAGTCGCGCAACAACGTGGAGGTCATGCTCCGCTACCTCCGCGAGCGCGTGGCGGGCGAGCTCGATCCCCAGGCCATCATGGGCTACCGCGGCGGCTACCTGCCCGAGCGGCGACGCGAGATCGAGCGCAAGCTCCGCGAGGGCGAGGTGCTCTGCGTGGTGGCCACGAACGCCCTCGAGCTCGGCATCGACGTGGGCGATCTCGACGCGGTGGTGTGCGCCGGCTACCCGGGGAGCATCGCGGCGGTGTGGCAGCGGTTCGGCCGCGCGGGCCGGCGGGGCGCGGGCAGCGTGTGCGTGCTCGTGACCTCGAGCGCGCCGCTCGACCAGTACCTCGCGAGGGAGCCCGCGTTCCTGTTCGGCGCGCCGATCGAGGAGGCGCGCATCGACCCCGAGAACGCCGAGATCCTCGTGCAGCACCTGAAGTGTGCGGCGTTCGAGCTGCCCTTCAAGGCCGGCGAGGCGTTCGGTCCCCTGCCCGCCGACGACACCCGCGAGGCGCTGCGCTTCCTCGCGCAGCACCACGTGCTCCACGAGGCCAAGGGCACCTTCCACTGGGCGGCCGACGCCTACCCCGCCAACCACGTGTCGCTCCGCTCGGTGAGCTGGGACAACGTCGTCATCATCGACGCCGAGCACGACGCGGTGCTCGCCGAGATCGATTTCCGTGGCGCCCACACGATGGTGCACGAGCAGGCCATCTACCAACACGACGGCGAGTGTTGGCAGGTCGAGCGCTTCGACTACGACAACCACAAGGCGTACGTGCGGAAGGTCGAGCCCGACTACTTCACCGACGCCATGACCCACGTGCAGATCGCCGTCATCGAGGAGACCGCGCATGGCCCGCTCGGCCCGCTCGGCCCGCTCGGTAAGCGCGGCGCCGCGGACCGCGACGACGGCGCCGCCGACGCTGGCTTCCGCGCCGGCCACGGCGAGGTGAGCGTGGTCGAGAAGGTTGTAGGATACAAGAAAATCAAGTTTCACACGCACGAGAACACGGGCTACGGCGAGGTGCGGCTCCCCGAAATGCAGATGCACACGACCTCGTTCTGGCTCTCGGTGCCCGAGGGGCTCGCCGCCGAGGTCGCCGGCGGGCGGGCGCAGGCGATCGACGGGCTCCGGGGCGTGGGCGTCGCGCTCGAGCTGGTCTCCACGCTGGCGCTCATGTGCGATCCGCGCGATCTAGGAACGACGCTCGGCGACACGGGCCTCGACGACGGCGAGGCCGGCGGCGAGCACGACGCTCCGCGCGCGCCCCCCCAGGCCGCGCGCGGCGGGCCGCGACCGGGCTACGATCCGACGCTGTTCGTGCACGAGCACATCCCGGGCGGCACAGGCCTCTCCGAGCGAATCTGGCAGAACCGCGCCGAGCTGCTCTTCCGCGCCGAGCGGCTGGTCGCGGGCTGCCCGTGCGAGGCCGGCTGCCCCTCGTGCGTGGGCCCCACGAGCGACGGGGCGCGCAAGGCTACATCGTTGTTTTTGTTGGGGAAGATGCTGGGGTAG